From the Chryseobacterium sp. G0201 genome, the window TCCTGTATAAATATTTCCCCAGTTTCCCTGAGTATCTATTAAAAGTTCCTTTTGCCCGATCGCCACCATCGCATCAGTAATTGAGGCATCACCATGAGGATGATATTTCATGGTATTTCCTACGATATTGGCAACTTTGTTGTAACGACCGTCTTCCAGCTCACGCATGGAGTGCATGATTCTTCGCTGAACAGGTTTCAAACCATCATAAACAGACGGAATTGCCCTATCTAAAATTACATACGATGCATAATCAAGAAACCAATCTTTGTAAAGACCGGAAACTTTTTTTAAGCTTTCACCTTCATGAGAGTGTTCTTCTGTCATTTTTTATTTTTAACTCTTTTTTCTCGTTATTAGCTTTTACAACTTTGCTTAAAGAGAACTTTAAATCTATTATTTCTTTTTTTGTGAGGTATGAAATTTCATATTTCAACATTGTAGATCCACTGTTTTTGCTTGAAATTGTAACGTAAAGTCTTTTAATAAAAAAAACATCAATTATTTCATAGCTTATCAATTTGTATTTCGGGAATTCGTCACTTAATGGTTTATCCAGAAACGGAACAATGTTTCGGTTTTTAAAATTAAGGGCTTCGCCGTCACTGTCATACTCAAAAATTTGTCTTCCTCTCAAGTAAAAAGCTATTAATAAGGCAACAGGAATAATCAGTAAAAAATAACTTTCTAATCCTAAAATATTAAATCTGTATTCTTCCAGAAGGAAAAGCACAATCCCAATTAACACTGCTGTTATCAATAGCGTATTCACAAAGTTATATACCGAAGCTTTGTTACGGTTACTCAATCTCATATTAATTTGTGTTTGGTGGTAGTATTAGTTTTTTTGGTGGTTTTCGTGGTTTTGGTGTGTGTTTTCATCATTGTATTTGTATTATTTATATTTTTATTCTATAGTTTCACTCAATATTTCTTTTTTATCAATGTCCGGATCTTCTACAACAAGGTTATCCAGAATAAACAATTGTCTATCCGGAGTATTTTTTCCCATGTAAAATTCTAATAACTGTTCTATTGTTTGATCTTTACCGATCACTACAGGTTCTAAACGAATATCTTTACCTATGAAATGTTTAAACTCATCAGGTGAGATCTCTCCCAACCCTTTGAATCGAGTAATTTCCGGGTTCTTTCCCAACTCGTTTAATGCCTTCACTCTTTCAACTTCTGAATAGCAGTATCTTGTTTCCTTTTTATTTCTCACCCTAAATAAAGGGGTTTGAAGGATATAAAGGTGTCCATTCTTAATCAGATCAGGGAAAAACTGTAAAAAGAATGTGATCATCAACAAACGAATGTGCATCCCATCGACATCGGCATCCGTCGCAATGATTACGTGGTTATATCTAAGATCTTCAAGACTTTCTTCAATATTTAAAGCAGCCTGAAGTAAATTGAATTCTTCATTTTCATATACCACTTTCTTGGTAAGACCATAGCAGTTCAAAGGCTTTCCTTTTAATGAAAATACAGCCTGAGTTTCTACCTGTCTAGATTTCGTGATTGATCCTGATGCAGAATCTCCCTCGGTAATAAAAATCTGCGTATCTCCTTTTCTTTCAGCTTTTTGATCATTATAATGCTGTCTACAATCACGAAGTTTTTTGTTATGAAGGGAAACTTTCTTTGCTCTTTCTCTTGCTAATTTCTGAATTCCTGAAAGCTCTTTTCGTTCTCTTTCCGAAATTAATATTTTTCTCTGGATCGCCTCAGAAATTTCAGGATTTTTATGCAGGAAATTATCTAATTTACTTTTCAGGAAATCGATGATGAAAGTTCTTACCGTTGGTCCGTTTGGTCCAATATCATTTGAACCTAATTTAGTTTTCGTCTGAGATTCAAAAACAGGCTCTTCAACATTAATAGAAATCGCAGCGATGATTGATTTTCTGATATCGGAAGCATCAAAATTCTTGTTAAAAAACTCACGGATCGTTTTTACATACGCTTCACGGAAGGCATTTAAGTGCGTTCCACCCTGCGTTGTATTTTGTCCGTTAACGAATGAAAAATAGGTTTCCGTTTGGGATTTATCAGAATGTGTGATCGCCAATTCAATATCATTATCCTTCAAATGAACGATAGGATAAAGAATTTCGTTTTCCATTTCCTCTTCCAACAAGTCTTTAAGACCATTTTCAGAATAAAAGGTTTCTCCGTTAAAAAGAATTTTCAATCCGGGATTCAGATACGCATAATTACGTAACATCCTTTCGATGTACTCTTTTCTATATTTAAAATGAAGGAAAATTTCGCCATCCGGAACAAAGGATATCTCCGTTCCATTTCTGTCTGAAGTATCTCTTTCTTCAAAATCTTCCGTGATCATTCCACGGGAAAATTCTGCCATCTTCATTTTTCCTTCACGGAAAGACCTCACACGGAAATATTCTGAAAGAGCATTTACGGCTTTCGTACCTACCCCATTCAGACCTACAGATTTTTTGAAGGCTTTACTATCATACTTACCTCCTGTATTCATCTTGGAAACAGCGTCGACCACTTTTCCTAATGGAATTCCACGACCAAAGTCACGGATCATGACTTTACCGTCGTCCACTTTTATTTCAATTCTTTTACCCGATTTCATCCTGAACTCATCGATAGAGTTGTCCAGAATTTCTTTAAGTAAAATATAAATACCGTCATCAGCAGACGAGCCATCTCCTAACTTCCCGATATACATTCCGGGACGTAAACGAATGTGCTCCTGCCAATCGAGGGTTCTGATATTATCTTCGGAATAGATTGGATTTATTTCTTGTGACATATATTATTTCAGCAAACATACAAAAGTACGAAATTGGACAAAATTATCCGAATTTTTTCAATCCGTTTTTTCAAAATTTACTTACAATTTGTTGGATTATTGATTATCAAAATGGATATTTAAAGTATTATTAAAAATTATGCAAGAAATACGGTGTTCATTTCAATTTTATCGAGATTATTTTTCAGCTTAAAAACATTTTAACCAAATACATTTTTGCATTAAAATTTCCATCCAAACAGATTCATTTATTTTAAAAATTAATAAGTTCAAACTAATAATCATCTTTTCCTTTCAATAATCTGTATGAATTGCAAAAAATAAATTAAATTCGGTGTAAGTAAAAAATTTGTTTTAATGATACAACTTCCTTTTTCTAAACTTTCCGATGTCGGAACTACGATTTTCAGTCAGATGACACAATTGGCTAATGAAAATGAAGCCATTAATTTATCACAGGGATTTCCGGATTTCATGCCCGATTCTGAATTGTTAAATCATGTAGATGATTTCATTAAAAAAGGTTTTAATCAGTATGCTCCTTTGGGCGGAATAATAGGTTTAAAAGAAGAAATTGCAAGAAAAATTGAGAATAGTCATCAAGCTGTTTATCATCCGGATTCTGAAATAACAGTGACAGCTGGTGGAACACAGGCTATTTTTACAGCCATCGCAACTTTCGTTAAAAAAGATGATGAAGTGATTATTTTTGAACCTGCTTATGATTGTTACGAGCCTACAGTAGAGCTTTTCGGAGGAATTGTAAAACGATTTGAAATGAAAGCTCCCGATTACGAAATTGATTGGAGCGTCGTAAAAAATTTAGTTTCAGACAAAACAAAAATGATCATCCTTAACAATCCGAATAATCCTTCAGGAAAGATTTTAAAAGAATATGATATTCAGGAACTAATCTCTATCGTAAAAGATACGCCAATACTAATTTTAAGTGATGAAGTCTACGAAAATATCGTTTTTGACGGAAAACAACATTTAAGCATCTGTAAATATCCGGAATTAAAAGAAAGAAGTCTTTTGGTTTCCTCTTTCGGAAAACTTTTCCATGTTACAGGCTGGAAAATTGGGTATTGCGCTGCTCCAAAAGCTTTAACGGATGAGTTCAGAAAAGTGCATCAGTTTAATGTTTTCTGCGTGAATACTCCAATTCAACTCGCTCTGGCTGAATACATGAAAAATGATGATCATTACAATCATTTAAGCCAATTTTTTCAGGAAAAAAGAGATTTTTTAAGAAAAGGTTTAGCCAATACATCTTTTGAATTGCTGGATTGTGAAGGAACCTATTTCCAGGCGTTGAAATATGATAAAATTTCAGATAAAAATGATTTTGAATTTGCAAGTGAATTGACAATCAATCATAAAGTTGCAAGTGTTCCGTTTTCTTCTTTCTATAAAAATAAAGTGAATGAAAATGTTATTCGCTTATGTTTTGCGAAAAAACAGGAAACTCTGGAAAGAGCGATTGAGAATTTGTCTAAACTATAAAAGAAAAGCAGTAGAAGTTCTACTGCTTTTTATTTTTTATTAATTTTTCTTTTGTCTTAACACAAAAGAAACAAAAAGTCAAGACTGGATCTGTCAGCTAAAAATAAATTTTGTTCCCTAAAAATTCTAAAACTTGCGCGATTCAATATGAGTTCTTCGATTCTAAATTTGTCTCGCGCTTCAAACATTAGAATTTTTTTAACGTTCACAAAATTCATTTTCTTAACGCTTCCATTTCCTAGGTCGTTAAAATATTATGTGGTATTTTAATTCTATAAAAACATTCCACCGGAAGCCTCGATTCTTTGTCCGTTAACCCAGCCTGCATCATCAGTACACAAGAAAGCAACCACTCCACCGATATCATCCGGCAAACCTGCTCTTCCTAAAGCTGTAATGCTTGAAATTGTGTCATTTACCTGTTTGTCATCTCTCGTTCTGCCACCGCCAAAATCAGTTTCGATAGCACCCGGAGCAACAACATTGGCTCTGATTTTTCTTGAACCTAATTCTTTCGCCATGTATCTTGTCAACATTTCAACTCCTGCTTTTATAGAACCGTAAACAGAAGATCCAGGCAACGCAAATCTTGCTAATCCCGAGGAAATATTCACAATTCCACCTCCATTATTCATAAAAGGCAAGAATTTTTGAGTCAAGAAAAATACTCCTTTAAAGTGAATATCGACAACGTCATCCAACTGCTCTTCCGTAACTTCTGAAATCGGCGCGTATAAAGCTGTTCCTGCATTATTGACAAGGAAATCGATGTTTCTACTTCCTGTATTTTCTTCCAAATGATCTCCAACTGTTTTGACGAAAGCATCGAAACTTTTAATATCTTTTGTATCTAATTGATAAGCAATTGCTTTTCTTCCTAAATTCTGAATTTCTTCAACCACTTTATCCGCTTCTTCCTTATTGCTTCTGTAAGTGATGATTACATCAAGACCTTTTTGAGCAATTTTAATTGCTGAATTTTTCCCTAACCCACGGCTTCCACCGGTAACTAATGCAATTTTTGTTTGTGTATTCATTTTGTTGTTTATTTTAATGAGGCAAAGTTGCGACAATTTAGCATTGATGTGTTTGCTCGAATCAATCTGATATTTGCAAAATTCAAATCATGAACGAAATTCTAAAGGGGTAAAAGTTGTTTTCCTTTTAAAGAAGTTTGAAAAATGAGCGATCTCTTCAAAACCTAGTGCGTAGGAAATTTCTGAAACATTCCATTTTGTTTGTTTTAAAAGGATTTTAGCTTCCTGAATCATGCGATCTGCAATGAATTCTGTGGTTGTTTTTCCTGTAGATTCTTTTAATTTTTTGTTTAAATAATTGACATGAACCGCCAATCGATCAGCATAATCTTTTGCTGTTTTAAGTTGTAACCTTTGCTCATTAGATTCAATAGGAAACTGTCTTTCAAGCAATTCTATAAACAAAGTTACGACTCTTAATGAAGCATCGTTAGAAGTTGATAGTTTTGTAGCAGGTTGTAATTTCTGTCCGTAATGTAT encodes:
- a CDS encoding SDR family NAD(P)-dependent oxidoreductase, translating into MNTQTKIALVTGGSRGLGKNSAIKIAQKGLDVIITYRSNKEEADKVVEEIQNLGRKAIAYQLDTKDIKSFDAFVKTVGDHLEENTGSRNIDFLVNNAGTALYAPISEVTEEQLDDVVDIHFKGVFFLTQKFLPFMNNGGGIVNISSGLARFALPGSSVYGSIKAGVEMLTRYMAKELGSRKIRANVVAPGAIETDFGGGRTRDDKQVNDTISSITALGRAGLPDDIGGVVAFLCTDDAGWVNGQRIEASGGMFL
- a CDS encoding methionine aminotransferase → MIQLPFSKLSDVGTTIFSQMTQLANENEAINLSQGFPDFMPDSELLNHVDDFIKKGFNQYAPLGGIIGLKEEIARKIENSHQAVYHPDSEITVTAGGTQAIFTAIATFVKKDDEVIIFEPAYDCYEPTVELFGGIVKRFEMKAPDYEIDWSVVKNLVSDKTKMIILNNPNNPSGKILKEYDIQELISIVKDTPILILSDEVYENIVFDGKQHLSICKYPELKERSLLVSSFGKLFHVTGWKIGYCAAPKALTDEFRKVHQFNVFCVNTPIQLALAEYMKNDDHYNHLSQFFQEKRDFLRKGLANTSFELLDCEGTYFQALKYDKISDKNDFEFASELTINHKVASVPFSSFYKNKVNENVIRLCFAKKQETLERAIENLSKL
- a CDS encoding DNA topoisomerase IV subunit B, encoding MSQEINPIYSEDNIRTLDWQEHIRLRPGMYIGKLGDGSSADDGIYILLKEILDNSIDEFRMKSGKRIEIKVDDGKVMIRDFGRGIPLGKVVDAVSKMNTGGKYDSKAFKKSVGLNGVGTKAVNALSEYFRVRSFREGKMKMAEFSRGMITEDFEERDTSDRNGTEISFVPDGEIFLHFKYRKEYIERMLRNYAYLNPGLKILFNGETFYSENGLKDLLEEEMENEILYPIVHLKDNDIELAITHSDKSQTETYFSFVNGQNTTQGGTHLNAFREAYVKTIREFFNKNFDASDIRKSIIAAISINVEEPVFESQTKTKLGSNDIGPNGPTVRTFIIDFLKSKLDNFLHKNPEISEAIQRKILISERERKELSGIQKLARERAKKVSLHNKKLRDCRQHYNDQKAERKGDTQIFITEGDSASGSITKSRQVETQAVFSLKGKPLNCYGLTKKVVYENEEFNLLQAALNIEESLEDLRYNHVIIATDADVDGMHIRLLMITFFLQFFPDLIKNGHLYILQTPLFRVRNKKETRYCYSEVERVKALNELGKNPEITRFKGLGEISPDEFKHFIGKDIRLEPVVIGKDQTIEQLLEFYMGKNTPDRQLFILDNLVVEDPDIDKKEILSETIE